One region of Tachysurus fulvidraco isolate hzauxx_2018 chromosome 9, HZAU_PFXX_2.0, whole genome shotgun sequence genomic DNA includes:
- the coq5 gene encoding 2-methoxy-6-polyprenyl-1,4-benzoquinol methylase, mitochondrial, translated as MAAPFRVVLRKTLQCSVQNVSVCRVKGPEVSMCRRYAGVTDGNAVHFGFETVTEEEKAERVYKVFESVAQKYDVMNDVMSLGIHRLWKDTLLRVMNPQPGLHLLDTAGGTGDISFRFLNYTRSVREMQLRQRARANQTPSWKDISSGYGSEGAELRESRAVVCDINKEMLKVGKERMEQAGISTGLSWVVGDAQELPFDDDQFDIYTIAFGIRNVTHMEQALQEAFRVLKPGGRFMCLEFSKVSNPLVSRLYDAYSFQMIPVLGEVIAGDWKSYQYLVESIRKFPDQETFQEMIEDAGFFRVQYTNLSGGIVALHSGFKL; from the exons ATGGCGGCGCCCTTTAGAGTTGTCCTGCGAAAAACACTTCAGTGCTCAGTTCAAAATGTCTCTGTGTGCAGAGTTAAAGGTCCAGAAGTGTCCATGTGTCGGAGATACGCTGGAGTTACTGATGGGAATGCTGTTCATTTTGGTTTCGAGACGGTGACAGAAGAGGAGAAAGCAgaaagag TGTATAAAGTGTTTGAAAGCGTTGCTCAGAAGTATGACGTGATGAACGATGTGATGAGTCTCGGCATCCATCGGCTGTGGAAAGACACACTGCTGCGTGTGATGAACCCTCAGCCTGGGTTACACCTGCTGGACACAGCCGGAGGCACCG GTGACATCTCTTTCCGTTTCCTGAATTACACACGTTCGGTGCGCGAGATGCAGCTGCGTCAGAGAGCACGGGCCAATCAGACGCCTTCATGGAAGGACATCTCCTCTGGTTACGGCTCAGAGGGGGCGGAGCTTCGAGAATCTCGAGCGGTGGTGTGTGACATCAATAAAGAAATGCTGAAGGTCGGGAAAGAGCGCATGGAGCAGGCAGGGATCAGCACAG gtttgtCGTGGGTAGTCGGGGATGCACAGGAGCTTCCGTTTGATGACGATCAGTTTGACATTTACACCATCGCATTCGGCATCCGGAACGTCACTCACATGGAGCAG gctCTGCAGGAAGCTTTTCGTGTGCTGAAACCAGGTGGGCGCTTCATGTGTCTAGAGTTCAGCAAAGTGTCCAACCCTCTCGTGTCCAG GCTTTACGATGCCTACAGTTTCCAGATGATTCCAGTTCTAGGTGAAGTGATTGCAGGAGACTGGAAGTCGTATCAGTATCTGGTGGAGAGCATCCGCAAGTTTCCTGACCAG gaAACGTTTCAGGAAATGATCGAGGATGCCGGTTTCTTCCGCGTGCAGTACACTAACCTCAGTGGAGGAATCGTCGCTCTTCATTCAGGGTTTAAGCTCTGA